The Trichoderma asperellum chromosome 6, complete sequence region TGCAAGATGCTGCTACTCCAAGATAATATCACCCACAAGCAGTAGGATTATCCGCAATAGCCCGTAGACAAGGCGGAATGTCGTTATATTTCCGCTACCTActgcctacctacctacctaccttaCTCTCCAAAGTCGCCATGTACTCGCGAAGCACCGAAAGTATGAATACCTACCATACCGTTTGTTGGGAGTAGCCCGAGCTTGATGATCCTTGTTCCTCCCATGTTCGCCGAAGACCAGCTTCTAATTGCAAGTACGTGTAAGGTACCTATGCAAGGAGGGTACGGAATAGGAATGTGCGAATAGAGCAGAGAttcggcgatggcgacgacTTGACGAGAAGTAGAAATAGCCATCCATCAAAAGGTAAGCCATCAACTGCCACGAGACTTTAATGACAGCGTTTCGGAATGATACGGGATAGATGGCAAGTAACGCACATCCATCCAAGAGAGCGAGTGAGAAACAATCCCAGTATTTGTAAAAAGTAGCGCTGAGCTTTAAATAGGTATGGATAGATGGGACCATACTTGCATACCGTAACACTGTCAGGGTTCGATCAAGAGAGCAATAGTCCGCAATAAACTCTCAATCACCTGAAAGAAGTCACTATGGGCTCAAGCGTGGAATTaagatgcaaaagaaaacCAGCCCAAGCTTTTATTCCCACATATgcctatataaatataaaaaacagaaagTTCATCCAAAAGTTTTGATAATATTTCGGTATAAcgaataaaaaagaaagagaaacagaaaagagagagagagagagaaaaaaaaaagaagagaaatagaTCTCGTTTTGCCATCATTCAATCATTGTCACATACCCCTCTACTAAATCGCCAGTGTACATTCGTCAAAAACCCATTCAATTTCGCCAGCATGTAAACGGGAGAAGCAACGATATAAAAgacccaagaagaagaagaagaagaaaaaagaggaaaaaaggtCCATAGGAAAATGTCAAGTCTCTTCAGTTACGATAAGTAAgcggaagagaaaagagaacaaaaaggTCAAGGAGAAACATCTTCGCAAGGCCGTCATACACATACACGCCCAGTTGGATCGGAttggcaaagaaaagaaacgggAAACGAAgataaaggaagaaaaggcaaagagtaAAGACGCGCAGGCTCTCAATGCTTTTATAGGACGTCATCGTACCATCTTTACACCTCTCGGTGAGACctgtggtgatggtggtgctCTGCGTCTCTTGACCTGGAGTCGtattcttcgtcatcgtcgcgCCTGTGTCGACGCCGTCTCTCACGCTCACGATCGTGGTCATGATCACGCTCACGAGGGTCTGCGCCATCCGCATCATCTCGatgacggcgatggcgatggcttcCTCGCCGCCCTCTATCGTCTTCATACTCACGCTCGTAATCGCGGTCATAATCTCGACCGTAGTCTCTATcatattctttttcatcaTACTCACGATCGTACTCTCGACCATGATTGTCTCGATCACGGTCGCTTCGATCACGGTCGCTGTCTTCATATTCGCCGGTATAGTCCTTGTTTCGTCGCCGCTCTGTTTCATATGTCAGTCAATAGTAAAGCGTCATGAGGGGGTGGCCATGATGTGTCGTCTTACCTCTCAGGACTTGCGTGGCATTAGCATAAGTCTGAATCTCCTCTTTGCTCAAGACTCGAAGCACAATAACAAAATCGTCGCGGATTTCAAATCTCTCCTTGCCGATTTCCAGAGCCTCTGGGTTGACAATCTTGCGGTTGATCTTGGTCCATCGAGCACCCGAAGGGACCTCTTTCAGCTTTTTATCCTCCTTGTGCGGTGCTACGCCTTCACGAATAGGATTGGGCTCCTCCGGGAACTTTGCGCTTGGCTGCTTGAGGATGCCCTTGAGAGGCttatcctctttcttctcatgtGGCGGTGATACAACACGGACCTGCTTTTCCTCCGGGGGACGGACGATAACAAGGTCACGGCCGCGATTTTCTTCCCCGGCAGGCGACTCGGAGCGTCGATCATCCTTCGCAGGAGGAGATGACCGGCCTTTACCATTGGTTtcagccttctccttctcactATCAGATACCTTCACAGCAGCAAGCTGCTCGCGGATTTGGCGCAAATCTCCAGTGTCATTGGGATTAAAGCTGTGAGAGGGACGATGCTTGCGAGCcgacttcttctttccttcatcAGAATCCGAAGACACAATCGCTGCCGATTCGCCATTAAGCTTGGCTTCAGCGTCTCGCCTGCTCCGATCTTTAGTCTCTGCATCGGCCTTTGCATCAGCCTTTGCGACTGGACGGTCTTTGTCTTCATTGCGCTtttgctctcgctctcggtCCCGCTCTCGGTCCCggtccctctccctctccctctccctctccctctctcggtctctttctctttctctctccctctcccgctCACGATCGCGCTCACGGTCGCgctcctcagcctcatcaGAGCCTCGGCGTCTCCGCGACTCACTTGGCTCGGGCTTCTCGTCCTTCTTGCTACTCGACGAGATGCCGCCAGCTACGGCAGCAGTAGCGGCAGCTCCCGCTCCAAGGCCAGAGGCAACCTTGTCTCGGACTCGAGATCGGTCATTGTCTTCTTGATCACTATCCCTTCGTCCATCTAGTCTCTCACGGAGGTTGTCTTTGTAGCTTCGGTAATAGTCTTCCCTTTCCCGGTCGGATACTCGCTCTTCATCGGAGTGAGACCTCTGTCCTTCCTTGGGAGCTTCTATCCTCTTCCTAGAATGATCTC contains the following coding sequences:
- a CDS encoding uncharacterized protein (EggNog:ENOG41), with protein sequence MGDRYRYPAAGRPATFNNPARISLPSGVGGYGALYANDADYVASPTRYASAATPRGYTTAAAPAGAVVPPPRSYSTVNPEPRAPRPAPREPSRTRRSNTVDASARPPIIVTTMQDHRPHTSSALTTDALAHTGSPVRDAYRASEGRLYSQPASSIRSRSTARPYHTSTNSDDFGRSREQGEIVLASRDADAYRSSRPHVVYPSNSRHSNAAIDYGDEGYQYTNAGELVRYDLDHGVAPAPSRSRRHESFDRGYSRPNINYNADQRSFNVNTTMDPSRTSRPYDSRGGPPPSVRGFDKINRAYDIPPLAPAPPNSSSSGQLDMAGGSSDRRTVGRPRPVSLVQEPGSRASHPEDYYRGYEDDDYDPRRFYDDSVTARGFGLRTAQTDDLKDHHGRYWDPRDDQGRDDSARRDHSRKRIEAPKEGQRSHSDEERVSDREREDYYRSYKDNLRERLDGRRDSDQEDNDRSRVRDKVASGLGAGAAATAAVAGGISSSSKKDEKPEPSESRRRRGSDEAEERDRERDRERERERERERDRERERERERERDRDRERDREREQKRNEDKDRPVAKADAKADAETKDRSRRDAEAKLNGESAAIVSSDSDEGKKKSARKHRPSHSFNPNDTGDLRQIREQLAAVKVSDSEKEKAETNGKGRSSPPAKDDRRSESPAGEENRGRDLVIVRPPEEKQVRVVSPPHEKKEDKPLKGILKQPSAKFPEEPNPIREGVAPHKEDKKLKEVPSGARWTKINRKIVNPEALEIGKERFEIRDDFVIVLRVLSKEEIQTYANATQVLRERRRNKDYTGEYEDSDRDRSDRDRDNHGREYDREYDEKEYDRDYGRDYDRDYEREYEDDRGRRGSHRHRRHRDDADGADPRERDHDHDRERERRRRHRRDDDEEYDSRSRDAEHHHHHRSHREV